TTTTTTCACCATCATAAACTGGAATTGCAAGCAATTCTTCAACAACTTCTTTATAAATGCCTAGCATTTGCATCGTTTCTTCACGCGCTTCTTTCTCATCTACATGCGCAGTATGTCCTTCTTGCCATAAAAACTCAGAAGTACGAATAAACGGCAACGTTCTCTTTTCCCAACGGAAAACGTTCGCCCATTGGTTAATTAACACAGGAAGATCACGGTAACTATTGATCCAATCAGAATATAGGTGACCAATCATCGTTTCTGAAGTCGGACGAAGTGCTAAACGCTCTTCTAATTTCTCACCTGCTGCCTCAGTAACCCATGGCAATTCCGGTGAAAAACCTTCAATATGGTCTTTTTCTTTCTCGAAAAAGCTCTCCGGAATAAGCATTGGGAAATAAGCATTTCGGTGTCCTGTTTCTTTAAAACGCTTGTCCATTTCTGCTTGAATATGCTCCCAAATTTCATAGCCGTCTGGTTTGAACGCGATACAACCACGGACTGGTGTATAATCCATTAAATCAGCTTTTTGAATGGTATTGATATACCAACTTGTAAATTCGTTTTCTCTCTTGCTCGTCATTATTTTTCCTCCTTAAGTATTGTTTGACGAAAATAAAAAAACACAAAGCTGTCCTCTAATAAGGACGTCTTTGCGCGATTGACGTGGTACCACCTTCATTTAGCTTACTTCACGTAAGCCCTCTTGAAACGTTTGATAACGAAAACGACTCGGTTATGTTTACATAACATCTCAGCGGTAGGTTTCAATAAAAAGCGGTGCGATAACTCTCAGCAGTTGTTATCGTTTCTGTAGCACATTTCTATTTACTTGGCCACGTCATAGATTTTATATCTATAATAGCATAGCAAATATTTAGAACTTAGACAAATAAATGGGCACTGATGATGGCTATCCCTTATGATTGGATGATTAAAGAAAGTAAAAACACCTTAAACGAAAAGCTTGTATATTTAGGATTACAATAAAAAAATGTGTCGTTTTTTGTCAAAAACTTTTGTATACATTTCCACAAAACTCCTCTTTCTTTTTATCTTGTTTCCCATTATAATTGCATTATAATCATCTAAATAGAGTCTTATATATCCTTAATCCCATATAATACAATTGATTGTAAATCTCTTTAAATCATTTATTTACAATCAATTTGACGTGGGGAAAACTATAAAAAACATTTCTTAAAAGGGGTCCTGTGATGGAAAATATTGTGTTAGTAAACGACATTGTTACGTTAAGAACGATGGAGCTTACAGATATCGATGCGATTTACGAAGCCGGTAATTTTAGTGAGATTTGGACACATTTGGCGATAACGATACAAAGCCGCGAGGATGCAGCAAACTTTGTCGAACAATCACTACTAAATAAAGCATTAGGGAAAGAGCATCCTTTTGTTATCATTGATAATAAAACAAATCGTATTATTGGCGGAACAAAATTAATGGACCTAGATTATACGCATATGCGGATTAGTCTTGGTTTCTCATGGCTTTCACCAGCCTACT
This window of the Sporosarcina ureilytica genome carries:
- a CDS encoding GNAT family N-acetyltransferase; its protein translation is MENIVLVNDIVTLRTMELTDIDAIYEAGNFSEIWTHLAITIQSREDAANFVEQSLLNKALGKEHPFVIIDNKTNRIIGGTKLMDLDYTHMRISLGFSWLSPAYWRSPINSNCKYLLMQYCFEVLQLNRVQIQADERNIRSRNAILRIGATQEGIFRDHMIRKDGTPRNTVIFSVIRPEWPMVKMHMEQLMNRHIEQPVTSVI